A single window of Helicobacter pylori DNA harbors:
- a CDS encoding UbiX family flavin prenyltransferase, protein MKLVLGISGASGIPLALRFLEKLPQEIEVFVVASKNAHVVALEESNINLKNAMKDLRPSATFFNEQDIHASIASGSYGIHKMAIIPASMDMVAKIAHGFGGDLISRSASVMLKEKRPLLIAPREMPLSAIMLENLLKLAHSNAIIAPPVMTYYTQSKTLEAMQDFLVGKWFDSLGIENDLYPRWGMN, encoded by the coding sequence ATGAAATTAGTTTTAGGCATCAGTGGGGCGAGCGGGATACCTTTAGCCTTGCGGTTTTTAGAAAAATTACCCCAAGAAATTGAAGTTTTTGTCGTGGCGTCTAAAAACGCGCATGTCGTGGCGTTAGAAGAGTCTAACATCAACCTTAAAAACGCCATGAAAGATTTACGGCCTAGCGCGACTTTTTTTAACGAGCAAGACATCCATGCGAGCATCGCTTCAGGGAGTTATGGTATCCATAAAATGGCGATCATTCCAGCGAGCATGGACATGGTGGCTAAAATCGCGCATGGCTTTGGGGGGGATTTGATCTCTAGGAGCGCCTCTGTCATGCTTAAAGAAAAGCGCCCCTTACTCATTGCCCCTAGAGAAATGCCTTTAAGCGCTATCATGTTGGAAAATTTGCTCAAACTCGCCCATTCTAATGCAATCATTGCGCCGCCGGTGATGACTTATTACACCCAGAGCAAGACTTTAGAAGCGATGCAAGATTTTTTAGTGGGGAAGTGGTTTGACAGCTTGGGGATAGAAAATGACTTATACCCACGATGGGGAATGAACTGA
- the coaD gene encoding pantetheine-phosphate adenylyltransferase — protein sequence MQKIGIYPGTFDPVTNGHIDIIHRSSELFEKLIVAVAHSSAKNPMFSLDERLKMMQLATKSFKNVECVAFEGLLANLAKEYHCKVLVRGLRVVSDFEYELQMGYANKSLNHELETLYFMPTLQNAFISSSIVRSIIAHKGDASHLVPKEIYPLISKA from the coding sequence ATGCAAAAAATCGGCATTTACCCGGGCACTTTTGATCCGGTCACTAACGGGCATATAGATATCATCCACCGATCCAGCGAATTGTTTGAAAAGCTCATTGTCGCTGTGGCGCATTCAAGCGCTAAAAACCCCATGTTTAGTTTAGATGAGCGCTTAAAAATGATGCAACTGGCCACTAAAAGTTTTAAAAATGTAGAGTGCGTGGCGTTTGAAGGGCTGTTAGCCAATCTGGCTAAAGAATACCATTGTAAGGTGTTAGTTAGGGGCTTAAGGGTGGTGAGCGATTTTGAATACGAATTGCAAATGGGCTATGCGAACAAATCCTTAAACCACGAATTAGAGACCTTGTATTTCATGCCCACTTTACAAAATGCGTTTATTAGCTCTTCTATCGTGCGATCCATTATCGCGCATAAGGGCGATGCGAGCCATTTAGTGCCTAAAGAAATTTATCCTTTGATTTCAAAGGCTTAA
- the tmk gene encoding dTMP kinase, protein MYVVLEGVDGVGKSTQVGLLKDRFKNALFTKEPGGTRMGESLRRIALNENISELARAFLFLSDRAEHAESVIKPALKEKKLIISDRSLISGMAYSEFSSLELNLLATQSVLPEKIILLVIDEEGLKERLSLKSLDKIENQGIEKLLHIQQKLKTHAYALKEKFGCEVLELNAKESAKNLHEKITAFIKCVV, encoded by the coding sequence ATGTATGTGGTGTTAGAAGGCGTTGATGGCGTGGGCAAAAGCACTCAAGTAGGATTGTTAAAAGACCGGTTTAAAAACGCCCTTTTTACCAAAGAGCCAGGGGGGACAAGAATGGGCGAGAGTTTAAGGCGTATCGCTTTGAATGAAAATATCAGCGAGTTGGCTAGAGCGTTTTTATTTTTAAGCGATAGGGCTGAGCATGCAGAAAGCGTGATAAAACCGGCATTGAAAGAAAAAAAGCTCATCATTAGCGACAGGAGTTTGATTTCTGGCATGGCTTATAGCGAGTTTTCAAGCTTGGAATTAAACCTACTCGCCACTCAAAGCGTCTTGCCTGAAAAAATCATTCTTTTAGTGATAGATGAAGAGGGCTTAAAAGAGCGCTTAAGCCTTAAAAGTTTAGACAAAATAGAAAACCAAGGCATAGAAAAATTACTTCATATCCAGCAAAAGCTCAAAACCCACGCTTACGCGCTAAAAGAAAAATTCGGGTGCGAAGTTTTGGAATTAAACGCCAAAGAAAGCGCTAAAAACTTGCACGAAAAAATCACCGCTTTTATAAAATGCGTTGTTTAA
- a CDS encoding ComF family protein, giving the protein MRCLTCLKLSFKPLCPNCLNDLPLSLKVRVLEGVSVYSFYAYSEIEELIKSKYALIGSRILPLLSQKAGAEFVRILQEQGLNIPLYGIAIDDKIKSFYSHSAALLKGFCQGNLKATYGRLRANNAVSYAGKSLEFRTNNPRNFKFKGDKNLDYFLLDDIITTGTTLKEALKYLKALNIKAHFAIVLCSADE; this is encoded by the coding sequence ATGCGTTGTTTAACTTGTTTGAAGCTTTCTTTTAAGCCCCTTTGCCCAAATTGCTTAAACGATCTGCCCTTAAGCTTAAAAGTAAGGGTTTTAGAGGGCGTGAGCGTGTATAGTTTTTACGCTTATAGCGAAATAGAAGAACTCATTAAAAGCAAATACGCGCTGATTGGCTCTCGCATTTTGCCCTTGCTTTCTCAAAAAGCCGGCGCGGAGTTTGTAAGGATTTTACAAGAACAAGGCTTGAATATCCCCCTTTATGGCATCGCCATTGATGATAAAATCAAATCCTTTTACTCGCATTCAGCCGCGCTTTTAAAAGGCTTTTGTCAAGGCAATTTAAAAGCCACTTACGGGCGTTTAAGGGCTAATAATGCTGTTTCGTATGCCGGGAAAAGCCTGGAATTTCGCACCAACAACCCACGGAATTTTAAATTCAAAGGCGATAAAAATTTAGATTATTTTTTACTAGATGACATTATCACCACCGGCACCACCCTAAAAGAAGCCCTAAAATACCTTAAAGCTTTAAACATTAAAGCGCACTTTGCGATAGTGCTTTGCAGCGCGGATGAATGA
- the polA gene encoding DNA polymerase I: MEEPVIKEGTLALIDTFAYLFRSYYMSAKNKPLTNDKGFPTGLLTGLVGMVKKFYKDRKNMPFIVFALESQTKTQRAEKLGEYKQNRKDAPKEMLLQIPIALEWLQKMGFVCVEVSGFEADDVIASLATLSPYKTRIYSKDKDFNQLLSDKIALFDGKTEFLAKDCVEKYGILPSQFTDYQGIVGDSSDNYKGVKGIGSKNAKELLQRLGSLEKIYENLDLAKNLLSPKMYQALIQDKGSAFLSKELATLERECIKEFDFLSCAFPSENPLLKIKDELKEYGFISTLRDLENSLLIVENAPILDNAPKKSRMIVLESAEPLSMFLEKLEKTNARVFARLVLNKEKKVLALAFLLQDQGYFLPLEEALFSPFSLEFLQNAFSQMLQHAQIVGHDLKPLLSFLKAKYQVPLENIRIQDTQILAFLKNPEKVGFDEVLREYLKEEWIPHEKIKDFKTTSKAEKLERLSLELNALKRLCEYFEKGGLEESLLTLAREVETPFVKVLMGMEFQGFKIDAPYFKRLEQEFKNELHVLERQILDLIGVDFNLNSPKQLGEILYEKLGLPKNKSHSTDEKNLLKILDKHPSIALILEYRELNKLFNTYTTPLLRLKDKDDKIHTTFIQTGTATGRLSSHSPNLQNIPVRSPKGLLIRKGFIASSKEYCLLGVDYSQIELRLLAHFSQDKDLMEAFLKGRDIHLETSKALFGGDLAKEKRSIAKSINFGLVYGMGSKKLSETLNISLNEAKSYIEAYFKRFPSIKDYLNCMKEEILKTSKAFTLLGRYRVFDFNGVNDYVKGNYLREGVNAIFQGSTSDLLKLGMLKVSERFKNDSSVRLLLQVHDELIFEIEEKNAPELQQEIQRILNDEVYPLRVPLETSAFVANRWNELKG; the protein is encoded by the coding sequence ATGGAAGAGCCAGTCATTAAAGAGGGGACTTTAGCGTTAATTGATACTTTTGCGTATTTGTTTAGAAGCTATTACATGAGTGCTAAAAATAAGCCTTTAACCAATGATAAGGGCTTTCCTACAGGGCTTTTAACGGGGCTTGTGGGCATGGTTAAAAAATTTTATAAAGATAGAAAAAACATGCCTTTTATCGTGTTCGCTCTAGAAAGCCAGACTAAAACTCAAAGGGCTGAAAAATTAGGCGAATACAAACAAAATCGTAAAGACGCCCCTAAAGAGATGCTTTTACAAATCCCTATCGCATTAGAATGGTTGCAAAAAATGGGTTTTGTTTGCGTGGAGGTGAGCGGGTTTGAAGCTGATGATGTTATCGCAAGCCTGGCCACGCTAAGCCCTTATAAAACCCGCATTTATTCTAAAGATAAGGATTTTAACCAGCTTTTGAGCGATAAAATCGCGCTTTTTGATGGCAAAACGGAGTTTTTGGCGAAAGATTGCGTGGAAAAATACGGGATTTTGCCGAGTCAATTCACGGATTATCAGGGCATTGTGGGGGACAGTAGCGATAATTACAAGGGGGTTAAAGGCATTGGAAGCAAGAACGCTAAGGAATTGTTGCAGCGATTAGGGAGCTTGGAAAAAATCTATGAAAATTTAGACTTGGCGAAAAATTTACTCAGCCCTAAAATGTATCAAGCCTTGATACAAGACAAAGGAAGCGCGTTTTTAAGCAAAGAATTAGCCACTTTAGAAAGAGAGTGTATTAAGGAATTTGATTTTTTGAGTTGCGCTTTTCCTAGCGAAAACCCCTTATTGAAAATTAAAGATGAATTGAAAGAATATGGTTTCATTTCTACCTTAAGGGATTTAGAAAATTCCCTTTTAATTGTAGAAAACGCCCCTATATTAGACAACGCCCCTAAAAAATCACGCATGATCGTTTTGGAAAGCGCTGAGCCTTTGAGCATGTTTTTAGAAAAGCTAGAAAAAACTAACGCAAGGGTTTTTGCGCGCTTGGTGCTAAATAAAGAAAAAAAAGTTCTGGCCCTAGCGTTTTTATTACAAGATCAAGGCTATTTTTTGCCTTTAGAAGAGGCGTTATTTTCGCCCTTTTCTTTGGAGTTTTTACAAAACGCTTTTTCTCAAATGTTACAGCATGCGCAAATCGTTGGGCATGATTTAAAACCCTTATTAAGCTTTTTAAAAGCCAAATACCAGGTGCCTTTAGAAAATATCCGCATCCAAGACACTCAAATTTTAGCGTTTTTAAAAAATCCGGAAAAAGTGGGGTTTGATGAAGTTTTAAGGGAATATTTAAAAGAAGAATGGATCCCGCATGAAAAAATCAAAGATTTTAAAACAACAAGCAAGGCGGAAAAATTAGAGCGATTGAGTTTGGAATTAAACGCTTTAAAGCGTTTGTGCGAATACTTTGAAAAAGGGGGGCTAGAAGAGAGTTTGCTCACTTTAGCTAGAGAAGTTGAAACGCCGTTTGTGAAAGTTTTAATGGGCATGGAATTTCAAGGCTTTAAGATTGATGCGCCTTATTTCAAGCGCTTAGAGCAGGAGTTTAAGAATGAATTGCATGTTTTAGAGCGCCAAATTTTGGATCTAATCGGCGTGGATTTTAACCTCAATTCGCCCAAGCAACTTGGCGAGATTTTGTATGAAAAATTAGGGCTTCCTAAAAATAAAAGCCATTCTACCGATGAAAAAAATTTGTTAAAAATCCTAGACAAGCACCCAAGCATCGCTTTGATTTTAGAATACAGAGAATTGAATAAGCTTTTTAACACTTACACCACTCCCTTATTGCGCCTAAAAGACAAAGACGATAAAATCCATACCACTTTCATCCAAACCGGCACAGCTACCGGGCGTTTAAGCTCGCATTCGCCTAATTTACAAAATATTCCGGTGCGATCGCCTAAAGGCTTACTCATTCGTAAGGGCTTTATCGCTAGCTCTAAAGAATATTGCTTGCTAGGGGTGGATTATTCGCAGATTGAGTTGCGCTTATTAGCCCATTTCAGTCAGGATAAGGATTTAATGGAGGCGTTTTTAAAGGGGCGAGACATCCATTTAGAAACTTCTAAGGCGTTGTTTGGTGGAGATTTGGCCAAAGAAAAACGATCCATCGCTAAAAGCATTAATTTTGGGCTGGTGTATGGCATGGGGAGTAAGAAATTGAGCGAAACTTTAAACATCTCTTTAAACGAGGCTAAAAGCTACATAGAGGCGTATTTCAAACGATTCCCTAGTATCAAAGATTATTTAAACTGCATGAAAGAAGAGATTTTAAAAACTTCTAAGGCTTTTACTTTGCTTGGGCGTTATCGGGTGTTTGATTTTAATGGCGTGAATGACTATGTTAAGGGCAATTATTTGCGAGAGGGCGTGAATGCGATTTTTCAAGGGAGCACGAGCGATTTATTGAAATTAGGCATGCTCAAAGTGAGCGAGCGTTTCAAAAATGATTCTTCGGTGAGACTGCTTTTGCAAGTGCATGACGAATTGATTTTTGAGATTGAAGAAAAAAACGCCCCAGAGTTGCAGCAAGAAATCCAACGCATTCTCAATGATGAGGTTTATCCTTTGAGGGTGCCGCTAGAAACGAGCGCGTTTGTGGCGAATCGTTGGAATGAACTAAAAGGTTAG
- a CDS encoding outer membrane protein gives MLKRIILLGALGVLASAEESAAFVGVNYQVSMIQNQTKMVNDNGLQKPLIKFPPYAGAGFEVGYKQFFGKKKWFGARYYGFFDYAHNRFGVMKKGIPVGESGFIYNSFSFGGTTLTERDSYQGQYYVNLFTYGVGLDTLWNFVNKENMVFGFVVGIQLAGDSWATSISKEIASYAKHHSNSSYSPANFQFLWKFGVRTHIAKHNSLELGIKVPTITHQLFSITNEKGYTLQADVRRVYAFQISYLRDF, from the coding sequence ATGTTGAAAAGAATCATATTATTAGGGGCTTTGGGTGTTTTAGCGAGCGCTGAAGAGAGCGCGGCTTTTGTGGGAGTCAATTACCAGGTGAGCATGATACAAAATCAGACTAAAATGGTGAATGACAACGGCTTGCAAAAGCCTTTGATAAAGTTCCCGCCTTACGCAGGAGCGGGTTTTGAAGTGGGCTATAAGCAATTTTTTGGCAAGAAAAAATGGTTTGGTGCGCGTTATTATGGGTTTTTTGACTACGCGCACAACCGCTTTGGCGTGATGAAAAAGGGTATCCCGGTGGGCGAGAGCGGGTTTATTTACAATAGCTTTAGTTTTGGAGGGACGACTTTAACCGAAAGGGATTCCTATCAAGGGCAATACTATGTCAATTTATTCACTTATGGTGTAGGGCTAGATACGCTGTGGAATTTTGTGAATAAAGAGAACATGGTTTTTGGTTTTGTGGTGGGGATCCAATTAGCGGGGGATAGTTGGGCAACGAGCATCAGTAAAGAGATCGCTAGTTATGCAAAACACCACAGCAATTCCAGTTACAGCCCGGCCAATTTCCAGTTTTTATGGAAGTTTGGGGTCCGCACCCATATCGCTAAACACAATAGCCTGGAATTAGGGATTAAAGTGCCTACGATCACGCACCAGCTTTTCTCCATCACCAACGAAAAGGGATACACCTTACAGGCCGATGTGCGCCGAGTTTATGCGTTTCAAATCAGTTATTTGAGGGATTTTTAA
- the ilvE gene encoding branched-chain-amino-acid transaminase gives MPNLENLDWKNLGFSYIKTDFRFIATYKNGSWSQGELVSENVLQLSEGSPVLHYGQACFEGLKAYRSQKGKALLFRPLENAKRLQTSCERLLMPKVSEELFLRACAEVVKANQKWLAPYKSGASLYLRPFVIGVGDNLGVKPANEYLFIVFCAPVGAYFKGGIEKGGARFITTAFDRAAPKGTGGVKVGGNYAASLLAHKIATEQGYDDCIYLDPTTHTKIEEVGAANFFGITHDDAFITPHSPSILPSITRKSLMVLAKEYLNLKVEEREILMDELGAFKEAGACGTAAIITPIKEIAHNNKSYFFEAPGHITKRLYDLLLSIQQGEQEAPKDWIFEVG, from the coding sequence ATGCCAAATTTAGAAAATTTAGACTGGAAAAATCTAGGTTTTAGCTACATTAAAACGGATTTTCGCTTCATCGCTACTTATAAAAACGGCTCGTGGTCGCAAGGCGAATTGGTGAGCGAAAATGTGCTGCAACTCAGCGAAGGCTCGCCGGTCCTACACTACGGGCAGGCTTGTTTTGAAGGCTTGAAGGCTTACCGCTCTCAAAAGGGGAAGGCTTTACTCTTTCGCCCTTTAGAAAACGCCAAACGCTTGCAAACTTCATGCGAAAGACTGCTCATGCCCAAAGTGAGCGAAGAGCTGTTTTTAAGGGCATGCGCTGAAGTAGTCAAAGCGAATCAAAAATGGCTCGCTCCTTACAAAAGCGGGGCGAGTTTGTATTTGCGCCCTTTTGTCATAGGCGTGGGGGATAATTTGGGGGTAAAGCCGGCTAATGAATACCTTTTTATTGTGTTTTGCGCGCCTGTGGGGGCGTATTTTAAAGGGGGTATAGAAAAAGGAGGGGCTAGGTTTATCACCACGGCGTTTGATAGGGCTGCGCCTAAAGGCACCGGTGGGGTGAAAGTGGGGGGGAATTACGCTGCAAGCCTGTTAGCCCACAAAATAGCCACAGAGCAAGGCTATGATGATTGCATTTATTTAGATCCTACCACGCACACTAAGATTGAAGAAGTGGGGGCGGCGAATTTTTTTGGCATCACGCATGATGATGCCTTTATCACCCCACATTCGCCAAGCATTCTGCCAAGCATTACCAGAAAAAGCTTGATGGTTTTGGCTAAAGAGTATTTGAACCTCAAAGTAGAAGAGAGGGAAATCCTAATGGATGAGTTGGGCGCGTTTAAAGAAGCTGGAGCGTGTGGGACAGCCGCAATCATTACGCCCATTAAAGAAATCGCACACAACAATAAGTCTTATTTTTTTGAAGCGCCGGGCCATATTACTAAACGACTCTATGATTTGCTTTTATCCATCCAGCAAGGCGAACAAGAAGCCCCTAAAGATTGGATTTTTGAAGTTGGCTAA
- a CDS encoding outer membrane protein has product MFKKIIFFGVFLMGGFVIPPLEAMPILHDKTPKKNYQEAHEKLYRSIINRQKLTHKKSGWYFLGGFGAVEAIKDYQGKEMKDWIATLNLKTGVQSFFKKYIGIRGVFAWDLGSGKVNYQSHKDPTNSFFTMLAVGLDVIMEFPLGSYKHYLGAFGGARGALVVYTDKQNFKFFKHSVVSGGLAINGGVMLTLFLRHRIELGFKILPTARLLSSSKRFETSPLFYAAYSYKF; this is encoded by the coding sequence ATGTTTAAAAAAATCATTTTTTTTGGCGTTTTCTTAATGGGGGGATTTGTTATTCCGCCCCTTGAAGCCATGCCTATTTTGCACGATAAAACCCCCAAAAAAAATTACCAAGAAGCCCATGAAAAGCTCTACAGGAGCATCATTAACCGCCAAAAGCTCACGCACAAAAAAAGCGGGTGGTATTTTTTAGGAGGGTTTGGCGCTGTAGAAGCCATTAAAGACTATCAAGGCAAGGAAATGAAAGATTGGATCGCAACGCTCAATTTAAAAACCGGCGTGCAAAGTTTTTTTAAAAAATATATCGGGATTAGGGGGGTTTTTGCATGGGATCTTGGGTCAGGAAAAGTGAATTACCAAAGCCACAAAGATCCTACAAACTCTTTTTTTACCATGCTTGCGGTGGGTTTGGATGTGATCATGGAATTCCCTTTAGGGAGTTATAAGCATTATTTAGGGGCGTTTGGGGGAGCTAGGGGGGCTTTAGTCGTTTATACGGACAAGCAAAATTTCAAGTTTTTTAAACATTCGGTGGTTTCAGGGGGCTTAGCGATTAATGGGGGGGTTATGCTCACGCTTTTTTTAAGGCACCGCATTGAACTAGGGTTTAAAATCTTACCCACCGCCAGATTGCTTTCTAGCTCCAAACGCTTTGAGACTTCGCCCCTATTTTATGCGGCATACAGCTATAAATTTTAA
- a CDS encoding ABC transporter permease yields MKTEKQKFLEMRKDGANSVLILRGDWDFKTSVFRLDELKKNLLDHQGPLKMDFSGCQKVDFVFGMFLFDLVKERSLNIELCNVSENNACALKVVKDWLEKEDDLESKKAGKHYELLITKLGKSLVETYNTFLNAFNFCGMILFYFIKSVFNPKRFCITPLLYHINESGFKVLPVSILTVFIVGFAVALQGALQLQDMGAPLMSVEMTAKLALREIGPFILTLVVAGRSASSFTAQIGVMKITEELDAMKTMGFNPFEFLVLPRVLALVIVLPLLVFIADAFAILGGMFAIKYQLDLGFPSYIDRLHDTVGWNHFLVGIVKAPFWGFAIAMVGCMRGFEVKGDTESIGRLTTISVVNALFWIIFLDAVFSILFSKLNI; encoded by the coding sequence ATGAAGACAGAGAAACAAAAATTTTTAGAGATGCGTAAAGATGGGGCGAACTCTGTGCTGATTTTAAGAGGGGATTGGGATTTTAAAACGAGCGTGTTTCGTTTAGATGAGTTGAAAAAAAATTTATTAGATCATCAAGGGCCTTTAAAAATGGATTTTTCAGGGTGCCAAAAAGTGGATTTTGTTTTTGGCATGTTTTTATTTGATTTAGTCAAAGAGCGTTCTTTAAACATTGAATTGTGCAACGTGAGCGAGAATAACGCATGCGCTTTGAAAGTGGTTAAAGACTGGCTTGAAAAAGAAGACGATTTGGAGTCTAAAAAAGCGGGCAAACACTACGAACTTTTGATCACTAAATTGGGTAAGAGTCTTGTAGAGACTTACAACACCTTTTTAAACGCGTTCAATTTTTGCGGCATGATTTTATTCTACTTCATTAAAAGCGTTTTCAACCCCAAACGCTTTTGCATCACTCCTTTGCTCTATCATATCAATGAATCCGGGTTTAAGGTTTTGCCCGTGAGTATTTTAACGGTGTTTATCGTGGGGTTTGCCGTTGCTTTACAAGGGGCTTTGCAATTACAAGACATGGGCGCGCCTTTAATGTCGGTGGAAATGACGGCTAAACTCGCTTTAAGAGAGATCGGCCCTTTTATTTTAACCCTTGTGGTGGCTGGGAGGAGCGCGAGCAGTTTTACCGCGCAAATTGGGGTGATGAAGATCACTGAAGAATTAGACGCGATGAAAACCATGGGCTTTAACCCTTTTGAATTTTTAGTGTTGCCTAGGGTGTTAGCCTTAGTGATTGTGTTGCCTTTATTGGTGTTTATTGCTGATGCGTTCGCCATTCTTGGGGGCATGTTTGCGATTAAATACCAATTGGATTTGGGCTTTCCGAGTTATATAGACAGACTTCATGACACAGTGGGTTGGAATCATTTTTTGGTAGGGATTGTCAAAGCCCCTTTTTGGGGGTTTGCGATTGCGATGGTAGGGTGCATGCGCGGGTTTGAAGTCAAGGGGGATACTGAGAGCATTGGGCGTTTGACCACTA